A portion of the Salvelinus fontinalis isolate EN_2023a unplaced genomic scaffold, ASM2944872v1 scaffold_0903, whole genome shotgun sequence genome contains these proteins:
- the LOC129847632 gene encoding uncharacterized protein LOC129847632, whose protein sequence is MAQKTVLIVYAHQSGESFNSAAKDVAVEALRQQGYKVVVSDLYAMNFRASATMEDITGEVKNPEHFKYGEETMQAWKEGRLSDDIVAEQRKVEAAELVIFQVRGHTLLSLSFPSNFFLSLSPSPPLSFCLTPLPPSLSFCLTPIPPSLSFCLTPLPPSLSLCLTPLPPLSLSVSLPFPPLSFCLTPLPPLSLSVSLPFPLSLFLSHSPSPSLSFCLTPLPHLSFCLTPLPPSLFLSHSPSPTSLSVSLPFPLSLFLSHSPSPSLSFCLTPLPPLSLSVSLPFPLSLFMSHSPSPLSLFLSHSPSPHLSFCLTPLPPTSLSVS, encoded by the exons ctcAGAAGACAGTGCTGATTGTGTACGCCCATCAGAGTGGGGAGTCCTTTAACTCGGCAGCGAAGGATGTTGCCGTGGAAGCCCTCAGACAGCAGGGCTACAAGGTTGTTGTGTCTGACCTCTACGCCATGAACTTCAGAGCCTCCGCCACAATGGAGGAtatcacag GTGAGGTGAAGAACCCGGAGCACTTCAAGTACGGAGAGGAGACCATGCAAGCCTGGAAGGAGGGTCGACTCAGTGATGACATCGTAGCTGAGCAGCGGAAAGTGGAGGCGGCGGAGCTCGTCATCTTccaggtcagaggtcacacactcctctctctctccttcccctcaaatttctttctgtctctctccccttccccccctctctctttctgtctcactccccttcccccctctctctctttctgtctcactcccattcccccctctctctctttctgtctcactccccttcccccctctctctctttatgtctcactccccttccccctctctctctttctgtctcactccccttcccccctctctctttctgtctcactccccttccccctctctctctttctgtctcactccccttccccctctctctctttctgtctcactccccttccccctctctctctttctgtctcactccccttccccatctctctttttgtctcactccccttcccccatctctctttttgtctcactccccttcccccacctctctttctgtctcactccccttccccctctctctctttttgtctcactccccttccccctctctctctttctgtctcactccccttccccctctctctctttctgtctcactccccttccccctctctctctttatgtctcactccccttcccccctctctctctttctgtctcactccccttccccccacctctctttctgtctcaccccccttccccccacctctctttctgtctcac